From Fusarium oxysporum f. sp. lycopersici 4287 chromosome 10, whole genome shotgun sequence, the proteins below share one genomic window:
- a CDS encoding endoribonuclease L-PSP, whose amino-acid sequence MPLRAGVLTTDAPAPSPHLSQAIIHNGTAVYCSGSFGMDPQTRQLAEGPYHQTAGALKNLDAILNKAGTSLHNALKVTIFILNMDHYAEVNKAYLEFFTSDPKPSRTCVAVAQLPLKGAHVEMEAIAAIPKKSSKL is encoded by the exons ATGCCTCTCCGAGCCGGTGTTCTGACTACTGATGCACCTGCCCCCAGTCCTCATCTCTCGCAAGCAATTATTCATAATGGAACAGCAGTGTACTGCTCAGGTTCGTTCGGTATGGATCCCCAGACTCGACAACTGGCTGAGGGTCCTTATCATCAGACC GCGGGTGctctcaagaacctcgacgCCATCCTGAACAAAGCGGGAACAAGTCTTCACAATGCTTTGAAAGTCACCATCTTTATATTGAATATGGACCACTATGCTGAGGTTAACAAAGCTTACCTCGAGTTTTTCACTTCTGATCCCAAGCCA AGCCGAACGTGCGTGGCTGTTGCTCAGCTTCCCCTAAAGGGCGCTCATGTGGAGATGGAAGCTATCGCTGCTATTCCTAAGAAGTCTAGCAAGCTGTAA